Genomic segment of Pseudomonas sp. DY-1:
CGCACCGCGCAGGAGCTGGGACGTCTCTGACGCCCACTAAGGAGCGCCGGCGACCAGGGCCGGCGGTCCTCTACCACAGCTGCTAGGCAGTGTTACGGCGCTCGGGATTGCTGCCCGCGCGCCGTTTTTTTTGGAGCAGGGCCACTCCGTAGCGGCGAAATCATTTAGGCCGTGGTCATGCGTCACCCGCTCAACCAGTGAAGACCCTGCGAGGTGCGGAAGTCGCCAGGGAGGGTGGGCGTTGCGGGTAGGTTGCGCTGTGCCCACCAGCGATGTCGTGCCGAATCTTTCGCCAGTTCTCTCGTTGCCTTCCTGCGGCCTGCCTGGAGATTCAAATCCCCGTACAAGCCTGACTCGATGCAAAACCGGTTCGATCATCGACCGCCTCATCACCTGCCACCAACCTGGCCGGACCGCTCCAATTCCCCCGCCATCCCCATCCCAGAAGCCCTGCGCGCCCGGGTTGTCGTACCGGTGCCCATTGTTCGCGAACCGCGAACACTCATATCGCTGAAAGCGGCATTGTTGGTGCGCCGAGCCTTTTGTAGCTTGACCTTGCCGTACGAGCCGCGCCGCATTGCGGGGTGGCTTCGGCAGGACATGCTGGGCTGCCTCCCATTGCATGTCGCTGCCGACGGACACAGGCAAACGTATAACAACAAGGTCAATGCCATGCGTGCCCACTCACCTCGCGTCCAATCGATTCCGTATGAAGCCCATCTCCCTGCCGCCTCCCTGCGAGCGCGACACGGGGTTCCATTGCGTGTCCATCTGGCCGCACACCTGCGCGGCGCCTAGCTGATGGCCGGCCCAGGCGGAGTTTCATCGCCCACCGGCTGACGCCGTTTCCACAGCCCGATCCACAGCAGATGCCCCATCGAGCGACCCACGAGGTTGCGCGAGCGGGAGACGTTTGTCCCAAAAACAAGAACTCCAGCAGGAACGTCCAGAATGCGCGTCAACAACAGCCGGGTTACTCCCGTGGCGCTGAGCACGCTGGTGCTCGGTAGCGGTCTCCTCTCCACTTGGTATGCCCAGGCATCGGGCATCCCCTTTGCGGGCAACCGGCCGCAGAGTTTCCAGTTCAGCTCCGACTTTACCGAACCCTACGATTCCTTCGGCCAGTACGTGCAGTGGAACGACGACAGCAAGCGCTTCGACGAGCACGGCGACAAGGTCAAGGGCAGCGGCACCGATACCTATGTCGGCCTCTCCTCGCTGCTGCACTACTGGAAGGTCGATGGGTTGCCGAACAACGGCTTCATCGCCAGCGTCACCGTGCCGGAAGTGGCGGTACGCGGTAATGGCGTACGTGTCAGCGGCCTGGGCGATCCCCTGGTCGGTGGGCTGGTCTGGTACAACCCGACGCCCCTGCGCACCCTGGGCGCCCAGGCCTATGTGCAGTTGCCTGTCGGCGCTGACTCGGTCAGCAGCGACACGTATTCCTTCTGGCCCTCGCTGTTCTACAACGAGTGGTTTGGCAAGGTGAACATCGACCTTCTGGTCGGCGGAATCCTCCGTGGCGATGGCCCCCATGGCACCGAACCGGGCGACACCTTCCACGCCAACCTGCGCCTTGGCTACAACGTGATCGACCGGCCCACGTACCAGGTCACGCCCTTCTTCAGCTATGACCACCAGAAGACCTGGGAATCCGACGACCGCTCCGGACAGGCTATTCCCTACTCGGAATCCGATGAGACCGCCCTGGGCGCCGGCGTGCTGTTCCAGCTCAAGCCCGGCATCCAGAGCCTCTACGCGCAGAAGATGTGGGACCAGGTGTCCCTGCATTACTCCAGGGGCGTAGAGGGCAAGAACACCGCCGTCACCGACGGCCTGTTCCTGCAGCTCTGGCACTACTGGTAACCCGCCCGTACCCATCCCCTCCGTTCACCCCGGCGTCCCCGATGGATCGCCGGGGCCTTCAATCCACCTGGAGAGTCGACCATGAACGACGAACAACAGAAGCTCGCCACGTCGCGACGCAACTTCATCAAGGCCGCTGGTGCCGGTACTGCCGCCATGGCACTGGGTGGCCTGGTGGCCGGCAAGGCCGGTGCCGCCGAACAGCCGTTCGACAGCGAACACGACATCGTGGTCTGTGGCGGGGGAGGCGGCGGCCTGCCCACCGCACTGTTCGCCCGCTGGCTGGGCAATGACGTGGTCATCCTGGAAAAGGCCGCGAGTCCGGGTGGAACCGCCGCCAAGGCCGCGTTCTGGTATTGGGTGCCGAACAACAAGGCCATGCGCGACGCCGGCATGAGCGATCCCAAGCCTGATTTCCTCCGTTACGTGGCGCGTCTGACCCGGCCGCAGTCCTACGACCCCGCGTTGCCCAAGCTGGGCTTGAGTGACTGGGAATACGAAATGTGCGAGGCAATCTACGACAGCGCTTCGCCCGCTGCCGAATTGCTGGCAGAGAAGGATGCGTTGCCGTATCGCCACTGCGCCGACGTGCCGGACTACTGGTGCGAAATTCCCGAGGACAAGGCGCCCAAGGGCCGCGTGCTGGTGCCGCGTGATGCGCGCCCGAGCATGTCCGACGGTGGTCGCGTGGCGATTCGCACGCTGACCGCCGCCGCCCGCCGCGATGGTGTGGCGATTCGCACCGGGCAGCGCGTGGTGAAGGTCATCACCAACGACCAGGGCGCCGCCATTGGCGTGGAAGTGGAGACCGAGGAAGGCACTCGACTGCGGGTGCGTGCCCGCAAGGCCGTGATCTTTGCCAGTGGCGGCTTCACCCACGATCCGGAAATGCGCCGCAACTTCCTCTACGCCCCGGTATACGGCGGTTGCGCCACCCTGACCAACGAAGGTGACTTCATCCGTATCGCCAGTGATCTGGGTGTGCAGCTGCGCAACATGAATTACGCCTGGCACTGCCCGATTCTGCTGGAGAAGGCCGTGGCCAAGGATGGCTCCATGTCCGGCATCTTCACCATGACCGGTGATTCCATGCTGATGGTGAACAAGTACGGCAAGCGCGTGGTGAACGAGAAGACCGTTTACAACGAACTGGTGCCGAGCTTCTTCCAATGGGATGGGAACAAGGCCGAGTACCCCAACCTGGTCATGCTCTCCATCTGGGACCAACGCGCCCAGACCTACTGCGCCAGCGACGAATACGGCTCACCGATCGTGCCGGCAGGGGGCAACGACCGCCACGTGATCAAGGGGGACACCCTGGAAGGGCTGGCTCGCGCCATCAGTGAACGCCTGGAGAAATACCACTCCGAAACCGGTGGGATGAAGCTCTCGGCAGACTTCCTCGACAACCTGAAGGCCAGCATTGCGCGCTTCAACGACCTGGCCAGCAGCGGCAAGGACACCGACTTCCAGCGTGGCGAGCTGGCGGTAGAGCAGCTCTTCAACGGCAGCGTGAAACCGGGCGAGACCCGCAGCAACCCCACGATGCACCCGCTGGCGGGGGAGGGCCCTTACTACGCAGCCCTCATTACCGGCGGCAACCTGGATACCAAGGGCGGCCCCAAGACCAACTCCCACGGCCAGGTGCTGGACAGCGCCAACCAGCCCATCCCCGGGCTCTACGGCGTTGGTAACTGCGTGGCATCGGCATCCGGACGGGCCTACTGGGCAGGCGGCGCGACCCTCGGACCGATCCTGGCCTTCGCCTACCGGGCCGCGAACCAGGCTCACCTCGAACCCCGCAAGGCATGACCGGCCTGATCCATCACTCGCGAGGCAAAGACGATGCGAAACCTTCTTGAAACCGGACTGACCTTGGCCCTTCTGCTCGCCGCAAGTGGTGCGGCGCAGGCCGACGACCAGGCGATCGCCGAAAAACTGGCCACCAATCATTGTGCGGTTTGCCACACCTTCAAGCAGGGTGAACCCCATGGGCAGGGACCGAACCTGTACGGCCTGCTCGGCCGCAAGGCCGCCAGCGCCCCCGGCTTCACCTATTCGGACGGCTTCCGCCAGGCCATGGCGGACAAGACCTGGGACGACCAACTGCTCGACGCCTGGCTGACCGATACCCAGACGGTCGCGCCGGGCAACGCCATGACCTATTTCCAGGACGATCCTGCCAAGCGCGCCCGGATCATCCAGTACGTCCAGTCCCTGCACTGATCCCATTACCCAACCGGAAGAGATTCATGCTCAGCACACAGACCATGACTGACGAGCAGCGCAAATCGGTTGCGCTGGAATACCTGAAGGCTTTCGACAACGGCGGCATCACGTCCACTGGCGGCAGCATCCTCGACCTGTTCGCCGAGGATGCCCAGGTGCTGTTCCCCAAGTGGGGGCTGGCCACCGGCCGCGACCAGATCGGCAAGATGTTCGGTGACCTCGGTAGCCGTCTGAAGTCCATTACCCATGACTACTCGCACTTCAACTGGATCTTCTCCGGCAGCGACCTGGTGGTCTGCGAAGGCACCAGCTACGGCGAGCACGTCGATGGCCCCTGGAGAGCCGGCGTGCCCAGCTGGGGTGCCGGGTACTGGTGCGACGTGTTCGAGATCCGCGACTGGAAGATCCAGCGCTGCTTCATCTATCTCGACCCGGACTACGGCGGCCGCGATGCCGCGCGTTATCCCTGGCTGAACCAGTGACGAAAAGGGTGGGCTTCTTCCTTGAAGCCCGCCCCCTGGAACCACTGACCCCCTTTTGAGGAGCCACCCCATGGGCATCACCGACTGGAAGCATTGGCTGGTCATCATCATCGTCGCCGTACTGCTGTTCGGCACCAAACGCCTCAAGACCCTCGGCCCGGACCTGGGAGAGACCATCAAGGGCTTTCGCCGCGCCATGGCGCCCACAGAAAGGGATGCTTCGTCCATCGACCAGGAATCGGCACAGCCATCAGCGCCAGTGGTTGCAAGTGCTCCAGAGGTTTCAGCGACTACACGAAACCTTTGAAACCTCCCGGAAGGACCGGGTGACGAACGGTGGGAAAGCTCATATTGCGCATGTAATATTATGAGTGTAATTTAAGTTCACCGCTCGATCACGAGCACCTTTCCCGGAGACAGAACCATGAGCGAACAGAAGCACCAAGGCGTTGCCCTGATCACAGGCGCGTCCACTGGCATCGGCGCCACCTATGCCAAGCGCCTGGCCGAACGGGGCCATGACCTGCTGCTGGTCGCCCGTGACCAGGGTCGCCTGGAAGAGCTGGCCGCCAAGCTGCGCGAAACCGCTGGAGTGAAGGTGGAAGTGCTGAAGGCCGACCTGACCGACAGGTCCGACCTGACCCGCGTAGCGCATCGCCTTCGCAGCGATGTCGCCATCAGCGTGCTGGTGAACAACGCCGGCGTGGCCGTCAGTGGCAGCCTGCTGGACACCGACCTCGACCGCTTCGACGCCATGATCCAGCTCAACGTGGTAGCCGTGACCCACCTGGCCGCCGCCGCTGCCGCCAACTTCGTCGCCCAGGGGCGCGGCACCATCATCAACATCGCCTCGGTACTGGCGCTGGCACCGGAAATGTTCAATGGCACCTACAGCGGCACCAAGGCATTCGTGCTCAACCTCAGCCAGTCTCTGAATACGGAAGTCAAAGACAAGGGCGTTCGCGTGCAGGTGGTGCTGCCGGGTGCGACTCGTACCGAGATATGGGAGCGTTCGGGCACCGGTATCGAGAACATCCCGCAGGAAATCCTCATGGACGTGGGCGAAATGGTCGACGCCGCGCTGGCAGGCCTGGAACAGGGCGAGCTGGTAACCATTCCCTCGCTGCCGGACAAGGAGGACTGGGACCGCTTCACTGCAGCCCGCTTCCACATGGCACCGAATCTGTCGCGGTCGAAGGCAGCTGATCGCTACAAGGCCTGATCGGCTCAAGACGGCAAAAGGCCGGGCACATGCCCGGCCTTTTGTTTCGCGAATGAATTCGCTCCTGCATATCAGGCAAATACGAAGTACTTGCGCACCGTTTCCACCACTTCCCAGGTGCCCTTCATGCCCGGCTCGATCACGAATACGTCGCCGGCTTTCAGGTGCTTTGGTTCCTCGCCTTCGGGGGTGATGATGCAGTAGCCGTCCAGGAAGTGGCAGTACTCCCATTTCTCGTAGTTCACCTCGAACTTGCCGGGGGTGCAGATCCAGGTGCCCATGATCTTGCTGCCGTCCTGGGAGAGGTAGGCGTTGAGGTTCACGGTGTGCGGGTCGCCGCCGATACGCTTCCATTTGGTCGCGTCGAGGACGGGGGTAGGGCAGGTTTCGCGCAGAACGGTGATGAAGTCGGACATTTCAGTTCCAAACGATCTGATGAAAGGCCCGTCACCATAGGTCTAACGCCTTATCGGGAGTTGTCTGGATTCGACCTCGAAGTGCCTGTGAACGCGCCGGCAGAACACGCAAAAGGACGCTAACTTGAATCCAGGGGTCGATGTTCCGGCCTCAGGCGGCGGCCCGTGTCGGGTTGCCTTGGCAGTAGCCCGTGGGGCCAGTGCGCTCCATGAGGAGGTGCTCTCATGAACACCCAGTGGTTCAGGCATGACAACGGCGACGCGGAAGGCAGTTTCGACAAGTGGTGGGATACCTACGGCGAGTGGTTCGATTCCCAGGATCAGTTGCTCAGTGGCGAAAGCGGTATCCAACGGCTGCACGCACCGGACGGCCAGGTGCTTTACAGCAAACGCCAGATCAATCACT
This window contains:
- a CDS encoding transporter, with the translated sequence MRVNNSRVTPVALSTLVLGSGLLSTWYAQASGIPFAGNRPQSFQFSSDFTEPYDSFGQYVQWNDDSKRFDEHGDKVKGSGTDTYVGLSSLLHYWKVDGLPNNGFIASVTVPEVAVRGNGVRVSGLGDPLVGGLVWYNPTPLRTLGAQAYVQLPVGADSVSSDTYSFWPSLFYNEWFGKVNIDLLVGGILRGDGPHGTEPGDTFHANLRLGYNVIDRPTYQVTPFFSYDHQKTWESDDRSGQAIPYSESDETALGAGVLFQLKPGIQSLYAQKMWDQVSLHYSRGVEGKNTAVTDGLFLQLWHYW
- a CDS encoding FAD-dependent oxidoreductase, which produces MNDEQQKLATSRRNFIKAAGAGTAAMALGGLVAGKAGAAEQPFDSEHDIVVCGGGGGGLPTALFARWLGNDVVILEKAASPGGTAAKAAFWYWVPNNKAMRDAGMSDPKPDFLRYVARLTRPQSYDPALPKLGLSDWEYEMCEAIYDSASPAAELLAEKDALPYRHCADVPDYWCEIPEDKAPKGRVLVPRDARPSMSDGGRVAIRTLTAAARRDGVAIRTGQRVVKVITNDQGAAIGVEVETEEGTRLRVRARKAVIFASGGFTHDPEMRRNFLYAPVYGGCATLTNEGDFIRIASDLGVQLRNMNYAWHCPILLEKAVAKDGSMSGIFTMTGDSMLMVNKYGKRVVNEKTVYNELVPSFFQWDGNKAEYPNLVMLSIWDQRAQTYCASDEYGSPIVPAGGNDRHVIKGDTLEGLARAISERLEKYHSETGGMKLSADFLDNLKASIARFNDLASSGKDTDFQRGELAVEQLFNGSVKPGETRSNPTMHPLAGEGPYYAALITGGNLDTKGGPKTNSHGQVLDSANQPIPGLYGVGNCVASASGRAYWAGGATLGPILAFAYRAANQAHLEPRKA
- a CDS encoding cytochrome c family protein produces the protein MRNLLETGLTLALLLAASGAAQADDQAIAEKLATNHCAVCHTFKQGEPHGQGPNLYGLLGRKAASAPGFTYSDGFRQAMADKTWDDQLLDAWLTDTQTVAPGNAMTYFQDDPAKRARIIQYVQSLH
- a CDS encoding nuclear transport factor 2 family protein, whose protein sequence is MLSTQTMTDEQRKSVALEYLKAFDNGGITSTGGSILDLFAEDAQVLFPKWGLATGRDQIGKMFGDLGSRLKSITHDYSHFNWIFSGSDLVVCEGTSYGEHVDGPWRAGVPSWGAGYWCDVFEIRDWKIQRCFIYLDPDYGGRDAARYPWLNQ
- the tatA gene encoding twin-arginine translocase TatA/TatE family subunit — encoded protein: MGITDWKHWLVIIIVAVLLFGTKRLKTLGPDLGETIKGFRRAMAPTERDASSIDQESAQPSAPVVASAPEVSATTRNL
- a CDS encoding SDR family oxidoreductase, with the translated sequence MSEQKHQGVALITGASTGIGATYAKRLAERGHDLLLVARDQGRLEELAAKLRETAGVKVEVLKADLTDRSDLTRVAHRLRSDVAISVLVNNAGVAVSGSLLDTDLDRFDAMIQLNVVAVTHLAAAAAANFVAQGRGTIINIASVLALAPEMFNGTYSGTKAFVLNLSQSLNTEVKDKGVRVQVVLPGATRTEIWERSGTGIENIPQEILMDVGEMVDAALAGLEQGELVTIPSLPDKEDWDRFTAARFHMAPNLSRSKAADRYKA
- a CDS encoding cupin domain-containing protein, which gives rise to MSDFITVLRETCPTPVLDATKWKRIGGDPHTVNLNAYLSQDGSKIMGTWICTPGKFEVNYEKWEYCHFLDGYCIITPEGEEPKHLKAGDVFVIEPGMKGTWEVVETVRKYFVFA